CTTTAAATCTACTCATCGTGCCTTCCGAAATCGATTCCGATTTTTGGAAGGCACGATGCGTTAGGCGCCCTCGCATTCGCAAAAAACTGACGGCGTGATGGGCCTTCCCGTCGCGCAGGGATTCGGCTAAGACGGAGCCAATCAAGCATTCCGCAAAGCCTTTCGAGGAGCCTGCCATGACCCTTGCCAACCTGCCGCCGCTCGTCACCGTGTTCGGAGGGTCGGGCTTCGTGGGCAGGCACGTGGTTCGGGCGCTGGCCAAGCGCGGCTATAACATCCGCGTCGCCGTGCGCCGTCCCGATCTCGCCGGCTTCCTGCAGCCGCTCGGCAATGTCGGCCAGATTTCCTTCGTGCAGGCGAACCTGCGCTACCGCGGCTCGATCGATCGCGCCGTCGACGGTGCGAGCCACGTCGTCAACTGCGTCGGCATTCTGCAGGAGACCGGCCGCAACACTTTCGACGCCGTGCAGGAATTCGGCGGTCGTGCGATTGCTGAGGCGGCGCGCAGCGCGGGTGCGACGCTGACGCATATTTCGGCGATCGGCGCCGACGCGAAATCCGATTCGGACTATGGCCGCACCAAGGGTCGCGCCGAAACGGCCATCCTCTCGGTCAAGCCCGATGCGGTGATCTTTCGTCCGTCGATCGTCTTCGGACCGGAGGACAGCTTCTTCAACAAGTTCGCCCAGATGGCGCGCATGTCGCCGATCCTGCCGCTCATCGGCGGCGGCAAGACGAAATTCCAGCCTGTCTATGTCGAAGATATCGCCGAGGCCGTCGCCCGCGCCGTCGACGGCAAGGTTGCCGGCGGCAAGGTCTATGAGCTTGGCGGGCCTGAGGTGCTCAGCTTCCGCGAATGTCTCGAGACGATGCTGAAGGTAACGTGCCGCAAGAACCCGCTGGTATCCCTGCCCTTCGGCATCGCTTCGATGATCGGCAGCATCGCTTCGCTGGTCCCCTTCATAACGCCGCCGATCACGCCGGATCAGGTGCGCATGCTGAAGCGCGACAATATCGTCTCCCCGGAAGCCGAGGCGGAAGGCCGCACGTTGAAGGGCCTCGGCATTGCGCCCACCATGGTGGCATCGGTGCTCGGCTCCTATCTGGTGCACTATCGTCCGCACGGCCAGTACACCGGCACCGGCAAGGCCGCCTGACCATCTTTTCCAACCGATGAGATTGGCCGTCTGCGGATCCCGCGAGCGGCCTTTTGGCGTTGCCGTGTCCTGCAAAGCCCGGCGCAAGTTTGAAGTGTTTTGGTGCTCGGCATATTCAGCGGCGTTGCATAAAAGACGCATCGGAAATTTTGTGGAATTAACACCAAATTTAGCAGGAACGTTTATTGCTATTTGTCATTCCACTGACTACCAAACCCGCGCGTCTTCCAACGGACTCAACGCCTGCGGTCGCGCGCGGCAATCACTGTGAAAGGCAATTCTCAATGGGCAAGTCAATCGCGCTCCTGTTTGCGTGTGCGGCGCTGGTTATCCTTGCAGGCTCTTTCGTTGCGCCCGGTTCGGTCGCGGCGGTAAAGGGCGATTGCTCGCCGGCCTACGGCGTCGATCCTTGCTCGACGGCTTCGATCATCCATTGACGAAAAGCCCGGCCCTGCGCCGGCATCCTGCTCCAAGCAAGCAGTCGATCGAAACGCCTGATACAGGGCGCTTCTAGATCATCGCTCAGTTTCGCCTGCTTCAAAGCGGCGGTGGGAGCGTTTCCCCTCAATGACCAACTGAAAAATTCGGCGCCTTGCCGGTAACCGGGTGCCTGTTTGTGCGGTCCGACGGGGCATTTGCATTCGCGCCGGGAGTTGCGCGAATGCAATGCAGGGCGGGTGTCTCAGGCAATCAAGCCGGTCGCGGCCATGCCGAGCAGCAAAACACCGAGAATGATGCGGTAGATGGCAAACAGGGTAAACCGGTTGCTCCTGATATATGCAAGCAGCCATTTGACCGCGATGAAAGCGACGACGGTGGAGACAACGAAGGCGATGCCGAGCGCCGTCCAGTCTTCGCCTGCCGCTCCGCCATCCCTGAAGGTCTTCAGCAATTCATAGGCGCTGGCCGCGTACATTGTGGGAATGCCGACGAGAAAGGCAAACTCGGTCGCCGCGGCCCGGTTGCCCGTGCCTGCCAGCATGGCGACGAAGATCGTGGCGCCGGAGCGCGAGGTTCCCGGGAAGACGCCGGCAACGATCTGGGCGATGCCGACCAGGATGGCGACAAGCCAGGTAATCTCTTTATGCGGCGGCCTGCGGGCGGCCGCCCATTCGGCAAAGATCATCCAGATGCCGCCGATGATGAGCGCCCAGGCGATCGGTGTCGCAGTCTCCGGCAGTTCAAAGCCGAGCTTCTTGACGACCAGTCCGAGAATGGCGGTGATGAGAAAGGCGACGATCAGCTTGGCGGCATAATCGCGGTTGGCGGGGTCGCGCCAGCCAAGCACCAGATCCACCAAGCGACGCCAGTAAATGATGGTGACGGCGAGGATGGCGCCCGCCTGAATAACGATGTTGAACATATCCGACCGATGTCCGAGCCATTGCTCGGCAATGATCAGGTGGCCGGTGCTCGAGATCGGCAGGAACTCGGTGATCCCTTCTATGACGCCGAGAATTGCAGCATTTATATAATCCATACATTGTCTCCGGTTTAAAGTTCGGCCGGGTCTGAGCGCTTGGGTCGATCAGGCCGCCGTTTCCAATCATTCGTTAGACCGTGTTTCGCCATTATCAGATGGCCTGAAAAATCCGATTCGCTTGTATTGGCGGGGCCAAGCTCCTATAGCTTCAACCAATGAGTCATGACTAGGGCGCTATAATCGAGCTGCCACACAGTCCTGTAACAGCAATCACAAAGCCCGAGTATCTATGCCCACGCTTTATCATCATCCCATGTCATCCGCATCTCGCTTCGTCCGGCTGATCCTGGCGGAATACGGCTATCAGGCGGATCTGATCGAGGAGCAGACATGGGAGAAGCGCCGGGATTTCCTGGCGCTCAATCCGGCCGGCACGCTGCCGGTCTATGTCGACGACAGCATGCGCGCGCTCTGCGGCGCGAGCGTCATTTCCGAATATCTGGACGAGACGCACGGCGTCTTGAAACGCGACCGGCGGCTGCTCGCCGAAGACCCTTTCCAGCGGGCGGAAATCCGCCGGCTGACCGAATGGTTCATGCAGAAGATGGAAAACGATGTGACCAAGCCGCTCGCCCGCGAGCGTGTCTATAAGTTGCAGATGACCGCCGATCAGGGCGGCGGAGCGCCGGATTCGAAGGTTCTGCGCACGGCCCGCGCGAATATCCGCCAGCATATGCGCTATCTCACCTGGCTTGCCGGCTCGCGTCAGTGGCTGGCGGGCGAGCGGATGAGCTATGCCGACCTTGCCGCCGCGGCCTCGATCTCGATCCTCGATTATCTCGGCGAGATCGAGTGGGCGGATTCGCCAGTCGTCAAGGACTGGTACCAGCGGCTGAAGTCGCGTCCGTCCTTCCGGCCGATGCTGACCGAGCGCGTGCGCGGCCTGACACCGGTTTCACACTATGCCGATCTGGATTTCTGACGAGGGCTCTTCATGCCCGAACCTGACAATGACGACAAAGAGCGCCGCCGCCGCGACAATTTGACCGAGTTCGTCCGGGCAGAATCTGCCGCCAAGGGCTTCGATCTCTGCCGCATCACGCGCCCGGATGCGATCCCGCAAGCGAAAGAGCGCCTCGGCCAGTTCATCGATGCCGGGCGCCACGGGACGATGGATTGGATGGCGGAGACGCGCGACCGGCGCGGCGATCCCCTGACACTCTGGAGCGAGGTGCGCTCCGTCGTCGTCTTCGGCCTCAATTACGCTCCGGAAGAAGATCCCCGCGCTATCCTCGACAAGCCGGACAAGGCAGCGATTTCCGTCTATGCCCGCAACCGCGATTATCACGACGTCATCAAGGGCCGGCTGAAGGAGATCGCCACGCGCTTTGCAGCGCGGGCAGGCGCCGACGTGAAAGTGTTCGTCGATACGGCGCCGGTCATGGAGAAACCGTTGGCGGCGGCGGCCGGGCTCGGCTGGCAGGGCAAACATACCAATCTCGTCAGCCGCGTTCACGGTTCTTGGCTGTTCCTCGGCACGATGTTCACCACCGCCGATCTTGCCGTCGACGCGCCGGAGATCGATCATTGCGGCTCCTGCCGCGCCTGTCTCGACATCTGTCCGACGGCTGCCTTCCCGGCGCCTTACCAGATCGACGCGCGGCGCTGCATCTCCTATCTCACCATCGAGCACAGGGGACCGATCGACGCCGATTTGCGCGTATTGATCGGCAATCGCATCTACGGCTGCGACGACTGTCTTGCCGCCTGTCCCTGGAACAAGTTCGCAAGCTCCGCCTCCGAGATGAAGCTCAAGGCGCGGGAGGATCTGAAGGAGCCGTCGATCGCCTTTCTGCTGACGCTTGACGATGCCGCCTTCCGTGCCTTCTTCAGCGGCTCGCCGGTGAAGCGGATCGGCCGCGACCGTTTCGTCCGCAATGTGCTGATCGCCGCCGGCAATTCCGGCGACAAGGCGCTCATCGGGCCGTGTCGCGGGCTTTCGGAGGATCCCTCGCCCGTGGTGCGCGGCATGACGGTCTGGGCGCTTTGGCGGCTGATGGAGGCTGGCGAATTTGCGGACTTTGCCGCACAAAGGGCGGACGAGAGAGATGACGACGTCCTGAACGAATGGCGATTGGCGGGAGTGGGCTGATGCATGTGATGATCTTTGGCTGCGGTTATTCCGGCACGGCAATCGCCAAGGCCTTTGCCGGCGACGGCGTGCGGGTTTCCGGCACCACGCGCTCGCCTGACAAAGTGGAAGCGCTCCGCCAGAACGGCATCGAAGCATTCCTTTTCGACGGCGAGAGCATGGAAGAGGGGTTGCGCCAGGCTTTGGACGGCGTCACCCACCTGGTTCAATCGATCGCCCCTGGAAAGGCCGACCCGCTGCTGCGGCTGCTTGATAAAGACGGCGCACGCCTGCTGCCGAAGCTTGAATGGATCGGTTACCTCTCCACCGTCGGCGTCTATGGCGATCACCAGGGCGCCTGGGTGAGTGAGGAAACGCCGTGCCTGCCCGTTTCCGGACGGTCGACCGAGCGGCTCGAGGCGGAAGAGGGCTGGCTGGCGATGGGCCGGGAGCGCGGCGTGCCGGCGGCGGTGCTGCGCCTTTCCGGCATCTATGGGCCGGGCCGCAACGCCTTCTGCAATCTGGACAAGGGCACGGCGCGACGGCTGATCAAGAAGGACCAGGTGTTCAACCGCATCCGCGTCGAAGATATTGGCGCAGCGACACGCTTTCTGTCGGAGCGCGGCCTCGGCGGCATCTATAATGTCACCGACGACCGGCCCGGCCCGCCGCAGGATGTGATCGTCGAGGCAGCCCGCCTGATGGGCGTCGAACCGCCGCCGGAGCAGGCGTTCGAGACCGCCGAATTGACGCCGATGGCGCGCACTTTCTACGGCGAGAACAAACGGGTTTCGAATGCAAAACTCAAGGCCGCCGGCTTCGCATTTTCCTTCCCGAACTATCCTATGTCGCTTGCGCAATTGTGGCGGGATGGATGCTGGTGGGGGGAGTAGAACTCAGTCCTGTTTGCGACGGATGCGATCACCCAAAATGAGTAGGAAATTCCTACTTTCCCGCTTTGGCCGGATAATTTTCGCCGCATATTATGGTTAACGGCCTTTGAATTTGCCCAAATGTGGCAGTAAATATGGCGAAATCGGAAAAATATTTTCGCGATTTTCGTGAACGCCGAGGCGTTAACTATCCCTTCGGAAAATTCGTTCGGATTTTAGCTGATTTTATTAGGTTTTTTCTACCTTTTGGCGCGGCGCTCATTCCTGGAATCCCGACATTACCCTCACGAATGTTACGGATTGTAATAATCCGTGAACTGGCGCGGCACTTTTTCGCCACTTTTTCACAGATTTAAGCCCCGCCGCCTGCAAGGGCGTGAGTTCAATAGTTGAGGGATACTCTGTTTTGAAGAACATACGTCGTTCTATTATCGCCGCTGTAACTATTGTAGCCTGTTCTTCCATGCTTCCGGCAGAGGGTTTTGCTGGCAATGGCTGTGGCGGTGCTTCATGGTACGCACTTCGCTCCAAAACTGCTTCCGGGGAACGTATGAATCCTGCCATCTTGACTGCTGCACATCGTTCGCTTGCTTTCGGCACCAAGGTGAAGGTCACCAACCGCAACAATGGCCGCACAGTCGTCGTTCGCATCAACGATCGTGGTCCGTTCATCCGTGGTCGTGTGATCGACCTGTCGCGCGCCGCCGCCCAGAATATCGGCATGGTGAGCTCCGGCACTGCGAAGGTCTGCTACCAGGTCGTCAGCTGAGGCCGCCACTGACTGTGCCGGAAGCGGCGCTTGCTCTTGCCGTCAATCGCGGTTACCACCCGGTTGAGACTTGTGAACAATTGACTGCGTGACACTCGCGTTTGCGCTGATCGTTCACACGCCACGGCAACAGGAGACATGTGAATGCGTCTGGGCGGCCGCCTCGAAGGGGCGATTTCTGTGCTCGCGGACATCGATGCCCGCAAGCGGCCCGTCGCCGACGCGCTGAAGGACTGGGGCCTCGCGCACCGCTTCGCCGGCTCCGGCGATCGTGCAGCGATCGGCAACATTGTCTATGACGCACTGCGCATGCGGCTTTCCCATGCCTGGCTGATGGATGACGACAGTCCTGCTGCCATTGCCCATGGCGTCATGTTCCGCCAATGGGGTTTTTCACCTGACAGTCTTGCCACTGAGCTGGCGGACGACAAGTTTGCGCCGGCGCCACTTTCAACCGACGCTGTTGCGGCCTTTCAAAGCCGCTCGCTCGACGATGCGCCGCCGCATATCCGCGGCGATATTCCCGAATGGGTCCAACCCTCCTTCGAACAGGCCTTCGGCGCCGCCTGGCTTGCCGAGGCACAGGCGCTCGCCGCCCGCCCGACGCTCGATCTGCGCGCCAACCTGCTCAAAGCCTCTCGCGACAAGGTCGTCAAGGCGCTCGAAAGAGCCAACGCGCATGCAGCGAAGATCGCCCGCTACGGCATCCGGATTGCCGCTGGCGAAGGCGCCTCGCGTCTTCCCAACGTGACTGCCGAGCTTTCGTTCCAAAAAGGTTGGTTCGAAGTTCAGGATGAGGGATCGCAGATCGTCGCCGACCTGGTGCTCGCCCATGATGGCGAACAGGTTCTCGACTATTGCGCCGGCGGTGGCGGCAAGACGCTCGCCATGGCGGCGGCCATGCAGAACAAGGGACAGGTTCACGCCTATGATGCCGACCGCAAACGGCTGGCGCCGATCATCGAACGGCTGAAGCGGGCGGGCACGCGCAATGTCCAGGTGCATGACGACGCCAGGGCGCTCTCCGCCCTTGCCGGACGCTGCGACAAGGTGCTGGTCGACGCGCCCTGCACCGGCACCGGCACGTGGCGCCGCCGCCCCGATACGAAGTGGCGGCTGACGGCGAAGAACCTCGACGAGCGCATCGCCCAGCAGCAGGACGCGCTGGCGCAGGCGAGCGGCTTCGTCAAACCCGGCGGCGATCTGATCTATGTCACCTGCTCGGTCCTGCCCCAGGAAAACGAGGAGCAGGCGCGCCGCTTCACGGCCGACAATCCTGATTTTCAGCTCGTCAGCGCCCTGCCCGCCTGGGAAGCCCTGTTCGGCAAGGACGCCCCGCGTCCGCATTCGTCCGACGGCCTGACGGTGACGCTGACGCCCGCCTCCACCGATACCGACGGCTTCTTTTTCTGTCGTATGCAGCGGAAGGGCTGACGCGGTTTAGCGAAGGCCCGCTACGGATCGTGATGCCGCGGCGGAATGCGCGGTTGCTGCCAATTTTTCAAGCGGATGCCGTTCAAAAAAGCCAGGTTGGCAACGTCTGTCCGTTCTTAAAACCATTCCAAACTAGAGCGTTTGACACAAGTTTGCTTTTGCGCGAAGAGACGGAGCCCGATTAGACGGAAAATCCCGTCACAGGAGAGGATCATGAAGCTCAACCGCAAATTCCGCGCAGCCGTGCTGGCGATCGCCCCCGCCGCCCTGCTCGCCCTTCCCGCGCATGCCGAGACTGATGCTGCCGCCGTGGTGAAACACTATGCCGGTGTGGCACATGCGAAATACGAGGACTCGCTGACGACGGCCAAGGCGCTCGACGCCGCGATCGACGCCTTCCTGAAGGCGCCGACCGATGCGACGCTCAAGGCCGCCAGAGACGCCTGGATCAAGGCGCGCGTCCCCTACCAGCAGACGGAAGTCTATCGCTTCGGCAATCCGATCGTCGACGACTGGGAAGGCAAGGTCAATGCGTGGCCGCTCGATGAAGGCCTGATCGACTATGTCGACGCTTCCTACGGCACCGAGAGCGACGAGAATTCTCTCTATGTGGCAAATGTCATCGCCAACAAGACGATCAAGATCGACGGCAAGGATGTCGACGCTTCCAAGCTGACGCCGGAATTCCTCTCCGGCACGCTGGCCGAGGCCGGCGGCATCGAAGCCAATGTCGCGACCGGCTATCATGCCATCGAATTCCTGCTTTGGGGTCAGGATCTGAACGGCACGGGACCCGGCGCCGGCGACCGTCCGGCAACCGACTACGACCTCAAGAACTGCACGCACGGCAATTGCGACCGCCGCGCCGAATATCTGAAGTCCGCCTCCACCCTGCTCGTTTCCGACCTGCAGGAAATGACCGACAACTGGAAGCCGGACGGTGCAGCGACGAAGAACGTCGAAACCGATCCGAAGGCCGGCCTCGTCGCGATTCTGACGGGCATGGGTTCGCTTTCCTACGGCGAGCTTGCCGGCGAGCGGATGAAGCTCGGCCTGCTGCTGCACGATCCCGAGGAAGAGCATGATTGCTTCTCCGACAACACCTACAATTCGCATCTCAACGACGCGATCGGCATCGCTGCCGCCTATACCGGCAACTATACCCGCGTCGACGGCACCAAGCTCAGTGGCCCGTCGCTGCATGATCTGGTGGCCGCCAAGGACAAGGCGCTCGATGCCGAAGTGGAAGGCAAGCTCAACAAGACGCTCGAAGCGATGAATGCCATGGCAAAGCGCGGCGAGACCGTCGAGAAGTACGACCAGATGATCGGCGAAGGCAACAAGGAAGGCAACGCCGTCGTTCAGGCCGCTATCGACGGGCTGATCGACCAGACGAAATCGGTGCAGCGCGTTATTGCCGCACTCGATCTCGGCACGGTTCAGCTTGAAGGTTCCGACAGCTTGGATAATCCTAACGCCGTCTTCAAATAAGCAAAAAGGCGGGCCGCTTCGAAAGCCGGAGCGGCCCGGACCCTGAAATGTCGCATGCCCCGGCCCGCCGATTTTTCGCCAGCGCAACGCTCTGCGCCACGCTTGCCGGTTTTTCCGTCAGCATCGCAGCCGGTTTCGACCTGCCGACGAAACGCACCGACCTCTCCGAATCCGATCTGCAACGCGTCGCCGACGTCACCCGGCCGACAGCGGATTTTTCCAAAGCCGAACAATACGAAGCGATGCAGGCAGGGGCTACGACCTCGATCGACCCTGTCACCGAGGACAGTTTCTCGCATACTTCGGCCAACATTCCCTTCGAGGAAGAGCAGAATTTCAAGCTCGGCAATGCGCTCTTCCGCAAGCTCTGGGTGTCCGCTCCCTCCTCGACGCAGGCTTCCGATGGTCTCGGGCCGCTGTTCAACGCCCGCTCCTGCATGAGCTGCCATGTCAATGACGGCCGCGGCAAACCGCCGGAGGGAGGCCCGAGCGCCACCTCGATGTTCCTGCGGCTTTCCCGCGCCGCCACGACGCCGGAGGACGAAAAGGCCATCGCACAGGCTGATGTCGTCAATTTTCCCGATCCGGTCTACGGCCATCAGCTGCAGGATCTCGCCGTTCCTGGCCTTGCTGCCGAAGGGAAGATGGTGATCAGCTACCGCGAAGAGAGGGTGACGCTCGGCGACGGCGAGACCGTGTCGCTGCGCCGGCCGAGTTATGCGGTGACGAACCTTGGTTATGGGCCGCTCGACCCCGCGACGACGATTTCGCCGCGGGTCGCCTCGGCGATGATCGGCCTCGGACTGATCGAGGCCATTCCCGAGGCCGACATCCTTGCCCATGCCGATCCTGATGATGCCGACGGCGACGGCATCTCCGGCAAGGCGGCGATCGTGCGCGACCACCGCAGCGGTGGGATCGCGCTCGGCCGGTTCGGCTGGAAGGCGCAGAACGCCACGGTGCGCGACCAGAGTGCCGATGCCTTCGCCAATGATATCGGCATCTCGACGCCCGATCACCCGGATGCGCAGGGCGACTGCACCAAGGCGGAAGAGAAATGCCGTGATATGCCGACCGGCGTGCAGAAACGGCTGGGCGCGGAAGAAGCGCCGGGTCCCATTCTCGACCTCGTCACCTTCTATTCCGGAAATCTTGCCGTTCCGGCACGGCGCAAGGCGAGTTTCGCCGAGACGCTGCAGGGCAAGCGGATTTTTTACGAAAGCGGCTGCATTTCCTGCCACATGCCGAAATTCGTCACCCGGCGGGATACGCCGGACAAGGCACAGTCCTTCCAGCTGATCTGGCCCTATTCCGACTTTCTTCTGCACGACATGGGCGACGGGCTTGCCGACGGGCAGCAGGTCGGCCTTGCAAGCGGACGTGAATGGCGCACGCCGCCGCTATGGGGTATAGGACTGACCCGGACTGTCAGCGGACACAGCTTTTTCCTGCATGACGGCCGTGCGCGGAGCCTCACCGAAGCGATCCTCTGGCATGGCGGCGAAGCTGAAAAGGCCCGCAACGCTTTCTCCTCCCTGTCGACAGACGACAGGGCGGCCCTGATTACATTCCTGGAGTCACTTTGATGCGCCTTTGGCACCCCCTGCTCTGCCTTACTCTGATCGGCCTCGCGACATCAGCGGCCGCCCAGACGGCCACTCCCCCGGCAGGGCTGAACGAGGATGCCGTTCCCGCCGTCATGCAGCGCGCCGTCGACGAGGTGATCCGTCCCGGCTATCGTAACATGCAGCAATCAGCCGCCCGGCTGACGACGGCAATGAAGGATCTTTGCGCCGACGGCACGCAGCAGACGCTCGACAAGGCGAAGTCCACCTTCGACGACACGATCCGCTATTGGTCGATCATCGAGATCGTCCAGACCGGACCTGTCATCCAGGACAATCTCTTCGAGCACATCCTGTTTTATCCCGACCGTAAGGGCGTCGGCCTCAAGCAGGTGCAGGCGCTGATCGCCAAGGCCGACCCGAAGGATGCGACGGTCGATGCGATCGCCGGCAAGAGTGTTGCGCTGCAAGGCCTGACGGCACTGGAATACGTCCTTTATGGCAATGGCTCCGACGATCTCGTCGGGCAGAAGGGCAGTTTCCGCTGCCTTTACGGCGAGGCGGTCGCCGGCAATATCCAGCGTGAGGCCGGCGAAGTCGTCGCCGCCTGGGAAAAGCCCGACGGCGTGCAGGCGAGCTGGAAACATCCAGGCCCGCAGAGCAACGACTTCATGGACAACAAGGAAGCGGTGACCGCTCTGCTCGGCATTCTCGTCCATGGCGCCGAGAATGTCCGCGACCAGCGGCTGGAGCAATTCTACAAAGGCAAGGACACCGCGCCGCGGCCGCGCATGGCGATTTACTGGCGCTCCAAAAACACCTGGAAATCGATGACCGCCAATCTGGAGGGCCTGCGCACGCTCTGGCAGAAGGCCGGCATGGCCGAACTTCTGCCGCCGGACAAACAGCCGATCGCCGCCTCGATCGACGAGGACTTCAAATCGCTGCTCGACAGCGTGCCGAAGCTCAATCCCGACATCGACGTCGCCACAAGCGATGCGGAGAAGGCCAAGCTCGATACGCTGCTTGCCGAAAGCCGCGACCTGATCACCCGGATCAGCGACGAATATGGCGCAGCCATCGGCCTTTCGGCCGGCTTTTCCTTTTCGGACGGAGACTGAAACGATGATGCGAAGTGCCGCGATCGACCGACGCAACTTCGTCAAGGCGGCCGGCCTTGGCTTCCTTGCTTCTTTGGCGCCGAGGTCGCTGATGGCGCTGGAGCGGACTGATGCGGTCTATGCCTCGGGCATTCGGGCAGCCGACGGCTCCTTTGCCATTGCGACCGTGACCGAGCGCGGCGAGATCGTCGATCAGGTGGCTCTTCCCGCCCGCGCCCATGGCATGGCGTTCAGCGCCAGCACCGGCAAGACTGTCGCCTTTGCACGCCGGCCCGGCACCTATGCGATGATCTTCGATCCCTGGAACAAAAGCGAGCCGATCGTCATCAGCTCCAGGGAGGACCGGCATTTCTACGGCCACGGCGCCTTCTCTCCTGACGGCCGTTTGCTCTACGCCAGCGAGAACGACTTCGATGGCAATCGCGGCATGATCGGCCTCTACGCCGCCACCGACCGCTTCTCCCGCATCGGCGAATTCGAGACCTACGGCATCGGTCCGCACGACATGACGGTGTCCGACGACGGACGCCTGCTCATCGTCGCCAATGGTGGCATCGAGACGCATC
The nucleotide sequence above comes from Rhizobium indicum. Encoded proteins:
- a CDS encoding complex I NDUFA9 subunit family protein — protein: MTLANLPPLVTVFGGSGFVGRHVVRALAKRGYNIRVAVRRPDLAGFLQPLGNVGQISFVQANLRYRGSIDRAVDGASHVVNCVGILQETGRNTFDAVQEFGGRAIAEAARSAGATLTHISAIGADAKSDSDYGRTKGRAETAILSVKPDAVIFRPSIVFGPEDSFFNKFAQMARMSPILPLIGGGKTKFQPVYVEDIAEAVARAVDGKVAGGKVYELGGPEVLSFRECLETMLKVTCRKNPLVSLPFGIASMIGSIASLVPFITPPITPDQVRMLKRDNIVSPEAEAEGRTLKGLGIAPTMVASVLGSYLVHYRPHGQYTGTGKAA
- a CDS encoding undecaprenyl-diphosphate phosphatase, translating into MDYINAAILGVIEGITEFLPISSTGHLIIAEQWLGHRSDMFNIVIQAGAILAVTIIYWRRLVDLVLGWRDPANRDYAAKLIVAFLITAILGLVVKKLGFELPETATPIAWALIIGGIWMIFAEWAAARRPPHKEITWLVAILVGIAQIVAGVFPGTSRSGATIFVAMLAGTGNRAAATEFAFLVGIPTMYAASAYELLKTFRDGGAAGEDWTALGIAFVVSTVVAFIAVKWLLAYIRSNRFTLFAIYRIILGVLLLGMAATGLIA
- a CDS encoding glutathione S-transferase family protein; this encodes MPTLYHHPMSSASRFVRLILAEYGYQADLIEEQTWEKRRDFLALNPAGTLPVYVDDSMRALCGASVISEYLDETHGVLKRDRRLLAEDPFQRAEIRRLTEWFMQKMENDVTKPLARERVYKLQMTADQGGGAPDSKVLRTARANIRQHMRYLTWLAGSRQWLAGERMSYADLAAAASISILDYLGEIEWADSPVVKDWYQRLKSRPSFRPMLTERVRGLTPVSHYADLDF
- the queG gene encoding tRNA epoxyqueuosine(34) reductase QueG: MPEPDNDDKERRRRDNLTEFVRAESAAKGFDLCRITRPDAIPQAKERLGQFIDAGRHGTMDWMAETRDRRGDPLTLWSEVRSVVVFGLNYAPEEDPRAILDKPDKAAISVYARNRDYHDVIKGRLKEIATRFAARAGADVKVFVDTAPVMEKPLAAAAGLGWQGKHTNLVSRVHGSWLFLGTMFTTADLAVDAPEIDHCGSCRACLDICPTAAFPAPYQIDARRCISYLTIEHRGPIDADLRVLIGNRIYGCDDCLAACPWNKFASSASEMKLKAREDLKEPSIAFLLTLDDAAFRAFFSGSPVKRIGRDRFVRNVLIAAGNSGDKALIGPCRGLSEDPSPVVRGMTVWALWRLMEAGEFADFAAQRADERDDDVLNEWRLAGVG
- a CDS encoding SDR family oxidoreductase, coding for MHVMIFGCGYSGTAIAKAFAGDGVRVSGTTRSPDKVEALRQNGIEAFLFDGESMEEGLRQALDGVTHLVQSIAPGKADPLLRLLDKDGARLLPKLEWIGYLSTVGVYGDHQGAWVSEETPCLPVSGRSTERLEAEEGWLAMGRERGVPAAVLRLSGIYGPGRNAFCNLDKGTARRLIKKDQVFNRIRVEDIGAATRFLSERGLGGIYNVTDDRPGPPQDVIVEAARLMGVEPPPEQAFETAELTPMARTFYGENKRVSNAKLKAAGFAFSFPNYPMSLAQLWRDGCWWGE
- a CDS encoding septal ring lytic transglycosylase RlpA family protein; the protein is MKNIRRSIIAAVTIVACSSMLPAEGFAGNGCGGASWYALRSKTASGERMNPAILTAAHRSLAFGTKVKVTNRNNGRTVVVRINDRGPFIRGRVIDLSRAAAQNIGMVSSGTAKVCYQVVS
- a CDS encoding RsmB/NOP family class I SAM-dependent RNA methyltransferase, which produces MRLGGRLEGAISVLADIDARKRPVADALKDWGLAHRFAGSGDRAAIGNIVYDALRMRLSHAWLMDDDSPAAIAHGVMFRQWGFSPDSLATELADDKFAPAPLSTDAVAAFQSRSLDDAPPHIRGDIPEWVQPSFEQAFGAAWLAEAQALAARPTLDLRANLLKASRDKVVKALERANAHAAKIARYGIRIAAGEGASRLPNVTAELSFQKGWFEVQDEGSQIVADLVLAHDGEQVLDYCAGGGGKTLAMAAAMQNKGQVHAYDADRKRLAPIIERLKRAGTRNVQVHDDARALSALAGRCDKVLVDAPCTGTGTWRRRPDTKWRLTAKNLDERIAQQQDALAQASGFVKPGGDLIYVTCSVLPQENEEQARRFTADNPDFQLVSALPAWEALFGKDAPRPHSSDGLTVTLTPASTDTDGFFFCRMQRKG
- a CDS encoding imelysin family protein, encoding MKLNRKFRAAVLAIAPAALLALPAHAETDAAAVVKHYAGVAHAKYEDSLTTAKALDAAIDAFLKAPTDATLKAARDAWIKARVPYQQTEVYRFGNPIVDDWEGKVNAWPLDEGLIDYVDASYGTESDENSLYVANVIANKTIKIDGKDVDASKLTPEFLSGTLAEAGGIEANVATGYHAIEFLLWGQDLNGTGPGAGDRPATDYDLKNCTHGNCDRRAEYLKSASTLLVSDLQEMTDNWKPDGAATKNVETDPKAGLVAILTGMGSLSYGELAGERMKLGLLLHDPEEEHDCFSDNTYNSHLNDAIGIAAAYTGNYTRVDGTKLSGPSLHDLVAAKDKALDAEVEGKLNKTLEAMNAMAKRGETVEKYDQMIGEGNKEGNAVVQAAIDGLIDQTKSVQRVIAALDLGTVQLEGSDSLDNPNAVFK